The DNA region tttttaattaaaataaaaatgaaaattgagatAATtcgagaaattattttaatgaagttTTAGAATTACACCcttctataaaattattttaagttagataaaaataagttaggtgataaataataatttatccctaaaattaaatggtttaaatgacaattatatttaataaaactattcctaatttaaaaaataataatcttacCAATCAGACTTATATTGTTGATAAATTAAACCGAATATACAGTGAGGGAGTTGGATTCTACCTATGGAGATGGTATTATGATGTTAGTGCAATATTTGAAAGTAGttgtaatttttacaataacatgtgaaagtccatactaatgtagGTTAAGTTTCATAAAACTAattgaaaaacttgaaaactagTGAAAGATTAAAGGTGAGAAACTaacttattatattataaatatttgattataagtgatgaaattaatgattaaaataactaaaaaatataaaataactgaaaaaaatagaatcataaaagataaatatgaaatttgataaatatattaaaaataaaaaaatataaaagttaggattttaaaaaatactactcGAAATAATGATTACAAAAACatcaaaagttattaaaaaatatttatttaccgAACAATCAAATATTTGATTGTTCGGTaacttattatattataaatatttgattataaGTGATGAAATTAACggttaaaataactaaaaaatataaaataactgaaaaaaatagaatcataaaagataaatatgaaatttgataaatatattaaaaataaaaaaaaatataaaagttaggattttaaaaaatactactcGAAATAATGATTACAAAAACatcaaaagttattaaaaaatatttatttaccgAACAATCAAATGAATCTTTTAgttggtaaaaaaaactaaaatgccTTACCATACATAATCATAGTCTATCGATGTATTTATTCATGTATTTATAAACTTTAGTATAAATACATGAAGAAAGACAACAAAGAAAAGCATAAATGtgcaataatttatacaaaacaTGTGAACCTGCCAATTAAACAGCTTATTACCACCCATCAAACTATATCATGTGCAGCTAGATTAGAAGGGTGAAATATGAAAGCCTAGAACTAGATATACTTTCTTCCCTCAAACTGCTTTGGCAGCTTAGCCAAAATTCCTAATTGTAAAACACCAGTTGCCTGCAATGTCTACCAGAATGGTTTGCTACTTCACCTCTCACAACCTCAGTTATCAAATCTTTAAAGATCAAACGTTCAATATCCAACACAATATTTGGCATCTCATTGCAGCAATTAGTCCAAATTGCATGGTGATGCTTCAAATTCTCATCCTCATGAACTAAACTGAAATTCCTATTTTGAGGTTGCAACTGATCAATTTCTGTGCATAGCTCATCCAAAAGCTGCTTCCCTTTTAGTGTTGTGCCTGCTAACTCATTTGGTTGGCACCACAATGCAGAAGAATTATCCAATATCAGCTTTTGAACTAAAATGTCATTGACAACATCAAATATGAGTTTCCTTTGCATTTTCTCAGGGTTAATAATCCTACGAATCTTCTTGGCACTGTCTTTAATGTTAAAATGCATCTTTGTCTTCATTTGTTCAAGTGCAAAGAACAACTTTGGATCAACCAAATGACCCGGCGAATGGAATATCTGGCTATAGCTGTGGCCACTGAGCAGACCTGATGCTAACAGTATTTCTGCTATATACTTATGGTCAGGATCCCTAGTGTTATTGAAATTGATGAGTTTCTCATCAATCCACTCAATTTCTTGAAGTAGATCCACTGAGCTCTCTTCACTATCCTCATCAGTGCTTAGAGCTTCACCTGCAGcagaaaatttgaagaaaataaaaaatacaactcCAATCCTTTCctgtattattttaataatgccactaaaatgtatatatattggTTGCAGCAAGTTACTTGAATTTGATAAATGATTTTAGATTATCCAGGATTCAATCTTTGTTCCTTACCTAAATTTTTTGAGATGTCTGATTTCTTTTTCACTGGAGATGGTGGGTCATCCCTATAGAATGCAGCATCAAGAACAGACACAGGGCTTGGTTGTTCTGCAGTAATCATTGTCTCCGCCTTCCTCAACTCTTCAAATGCATTCTGATCAACAAAAGAATGTTAATGGCATTCTGATCAACTAAAAGAATGTTTTAACCAATTGATATAGAAGCAAAATCTTGCTAtgcaaaggaaaaaatacttACGTTTTGGTTCATGCCACTCAGCTGGATGGAGGAGCTAATGATCTTTCTAGATTGATCAATGCGAATGACTTCAATGTCACTATGACTGGCCGAGCTGCTTTTGTTGTCAAAATCCGAAATGATGTTAACATGATGCTTAAAATCCCTCAAGTGACAGCTGATTTCAGTGAAACGTTCATTTCTTTGCTGCAAAGTGGAGAACTTATGTCTTGGTGTTGTACTTGGAGAAGACAATTCCACAGGTTGCCTATCATGCCCTCTTCTGTTAATTCTGGAATCTGATGATGGACTGGTTGGTTGCGAACACCTCTCCAAACCAAACTTCTTTTGTAGTCTGGGGCTGCCAGTCACGGTTGTATAACCAGAGTTGGTGGTGCATTCTCCAGTGTTGTCTTGAGAAACTTTCAAGGATTGCATCAACTTTGAAGTTCTCATGTTGTTTTTATCAGATGAAAGAACTTGTTGTCCAAAAGGATCcttgatattttttgttgtcgAACTGATACCTATAGTAGTTTGCCTGTCAACCAATCTTCCATTTGTGGGATTACTAGGGGAACACTTGCTGGGACCAGATTTAGCATGAATTGATATTTCTGTAGAGGAAGGATTATTTGGTTTCCTAGTAACTTTTGAAGGTTTCATGATGACGATTGGCAATTTACTAACCCGGGTTGAATTTGACATCTCAACCGTGACAGATGCCGGATCTTTTTGTCGTACTCTTGGGCTCTGAGATTTCGAGCTTTCATTGAGATTAGTACAATTCCTATTGTCAGATGGAGAATTTGAAGCATGGTCTCTAGAAATGTCTACTGAATCCTTATGTCTCTGCATTGCTTCAAGAATCTGTTTAAGGGCTCTGAGATCCTTTCCAGACTTTTTGAACTCAAGTTCTGCCACCCTTTTCTCAATTTCCCCGTACACAGTGAGAGAGGACTTTGAGGCTTTTATATCAGATTCACTTCCCTTGGAAGCTTGTAATGGAGAGCTTTGGCTTTCATCAGGTTGCCTCCATGGAGTTGGTTCTAGTGCAAACCGTGAACACGGTGTCACATTTGCGATTAAATCAGCCCTTCTAGACTGAGGCAAGCTGAATCTTTGGTGTTGCTTTTCATCACTTGTACTAGATCTTGCCAAGAGCTCATTCTTTTTGGAAGAACAACTAGAAGTTCCCATTGGACTCCCACAAGTTTGTGTACACTCAGGGAGGGCTTCAAGTCCCATCAACTTAGCTACAACACTGGAAGACCTTTTGGAAGTTTCTTGTTCTTGCAGATGGTTAATCATTGTGCTGGAGTTTCTCCCGTACCCTCTCGGTGAACCCTTCAACTGGTTGTGAGACTTGTTTCCTTCATTGAAACCTCTATTGGACCCTTCTCTGCTGTCCAAAGAAAGTCTTGGAAGTTCCTTGTGCTTTGTGGCAGATTTGAATGTTTCATCATAAGAGAGCCGTGGTGAGTCCCAAGGTTTTTTCTTAGACTTTGCAATAGTATGTAAAGGTTCACTGGCAACTGTAACTCCTGCATTCACATATTTGTGTGACTGCAAAGGCCGGGGGGAATCAATGTGTTTCAAGGCATTAGTCTGACCCTTCTTTTCCTCTTTAGCCCCAATTTTCACAGACAATCCTTGAGTTTCTTTATGCATTGAGTCGTTGACAATATGATGGAAATGGAGGGATTGCTGGTGCGGGGTATCAGGTTGCTTCTTTGCTGCTTTTGAATTTGTGTTTTCTGGAATTCTGATTCGATTTCTTGACGGTGATTGTATCTGAATTGTTTTGTTAAACTCATGGGATGACATGCTAGATGAACAAgatgatgaagaaaaagaagttatGGATGATTCTGTGGAGAATTGTTGCTTTTCTCTAGCAGTCTTCAGATTCTTTGCCTGCATTCACACAACTTTAATTGATTTTGCTAAAATTCCCTAAAGAGTTAAACTACTGCTATAGTGTTATCTTACCTTAGCTTCCTGCTTTGTACCATTGAGCTCTTTGATTTCATTACTGCTTCCACCTGAGAAGGGAAGGAAATTTTTGTTAGAATTTATTGGAAGTAATATGGAATACTTTCTCAAAGGTTAACTTCAACTCtcagttcatttttttaaaatcctttttcaAATGTCTTGCCATGTTTACATGTTGAAGCTCCATAGAAAAGTCAGAAATTAATGTTATAACTTTCATGGATTTGAGTCCAGCATACACCAGGAAGAAGTAAGGATGTTGAGAcacaaaaatctttaaaatatacacggaaaatccaaaaaatacaATGATTCTATTGCAACTTCAAGCACCCATGTTGTATTAAATGAGGAAAATGAAATAATTCTAATCCTACAAAGTacataaaagatatatattgATTGGTATCTCTGACTCTGAAAGATCACAGTGTAccgttctaaaaaaaatatttttctttcaaatatatataaaaccttATTTGAACatccaataaaatattttcatataaattttcAAGTTTCATATATTGCATCTTCCATCTGTAGACATCAAAATGTGAAAAGTCAGATTCATATCTTGGAATGGGTCATATAGATTATTACAGAAACTACAGAAGAAATTCCCTACGGATTTTTTTCCagccaaattaaaaaatgtgtacATATATAATATGCTTTTGAAAAGCATAAGAAAAAACTTCAGctccaaaatttaattatagttaCTTGCTTTATCAAATCCAAAGTAGCGTACTAAATTTATCTGTGCAATAGATAGATGAAATGTATGAAGCTTcaataaaatgtgaaattttacaTCGGCAACCAAACATAATGAAGTTAAATGAACAAGAAACAGAACTCGGTGACAAGTTACTGACACATAGAAATAGGTAAATTGTATCAGCACATTACTGTAGAAGAAAGCGAAttctgatataaaaaaaaatggtaattcAGACAAAAATTTTCACACATACTCCGGACATGACGAGAAGCAATTGAATCAGCAAGCCAACAAAATTTCTCTATCTCATTACATAAGAGATATCTGAGAAATTTTGTACGTACACccaattcttttaattttaaggtCTGATTAtgaatcatttaatattttgtattaaatacttttaattatttaaaaaaaccaaaactaAATAAACTGagctttttatataataaaaacactTTCTATGTTATTTAAGATAAATTGATTTGTTTGCTTAACCATAACTTTAGCATACTTGCCTTAATTTTGATATGCATGCCAATCAAATTTTCTCAATTAATCAAGCTTATCCCAAaatctactaaaaaaattaaaaatataacaaaactaAAAGTAATACTCACACccaaggttttaaatttgaCTACAaggtcaagtttttttttttttttaaaaggtttatTTTAGTGTCTGTGATTATGATTTCATTGGCTACATTTGTCAGTAATTTTTCACACTATCAAGAAACATGACAAAACTGCGACTGCAACcgtaatttaaaaccttgctaACACGATTATATAACTTTCAAAATGCTGAACAGAAACAAGTATATCACAGAATACCTGAAGTAGGCCTGTGCTGAACGTAGGTGGCAGAGCGTTGGCCTGTGAGGAAACGGTGGCGGTCAAAGAGCTGAAAAAATCCAGTGATGCACCCAATTTGCTTCTGCAAATCTGGGTTTTCATCCTTCAAGGATTTCAAAGCCTTTCCAGACATTTTTGCTTCCTCAAGCTTCAACTTTGTAGAGTCCAAAAAGGCTTTGAATTGTTAAGCAAAAACAACAAGAACCATGTCCCTAGGAAGAGAGAGATCTTCTGTTTTTAGGATTCAATGGAGGCAAAATATAAGAATTTGAATTGTCAAGGTGACTCAGAGTCAGAACAAGACCTGGCCACAAGAATTTaaagtttcaaaacaaaatatagtgACAAGAATTTGCATGTTATGTGCTGGAATATGAAGACTTGGTCATGAAAATTTCTTTTGGAGGTTATTTTGTGTTACATGTGTGTGCATGTGTGAACAAAAGAGAATCTCCTTGGAAAGAATCAAAGAGAGAAGAATGAGATGCGGTGGAGAGAATATTATTATCTACTGCAGAAACAGAAGGAACAAAAGAGAAGTGCAAACAAAGGAATCACAAGGTGCTACTACCACTAGCATCCACCTTCTATTGTTGACTAACAATGCACAAactgaagagagaaaaaaaaaaaattgagcagCCCAAGAAGAGAGAAATGTCTTGTTAATTTTCTCTGGGTTTGCCCACAGAATGAAAGGATTGCTTTTGTCTTTTGTTATTATCTCAGCAGGTGCAGAGGCCAGTGTGCGCTGTGTGTTGGGTTAGAGAGGCGTTGAGGTgttgtaattattatatatgtgagGCAAATGTTGAATAACAGGTTGCTTAGAATATAGTATAAGAAGTAGAGACAACCTTTTAATTACATTACGTAAGAGAGAGGGAAAATGGGTGGAATTTAGGGTGTCAAAAATCTGATTGTctcagagagagagaaagagagttaTTAAAAGTTAAAGGAAAATATACTCAACTAAGTGAGATAATTGTATGTTATGGGACTATTAAGTTCTTAATACTcatgtaatataaaattaagttttattaatctatttataaattaacttttttttatttatgcagAGATTAATTAGAATTACGGACATATGGTGGTTCTGAATTATATAGTAATTTCTCATACTTTAGAGGGAATGGatgaagagaagagaaataaaaacaagaaaaagaaacataaaactcataatttatcatgtaatatattttttttccttgaattAGATATTAAGGATATCTTTGATGTTACAGAATCAAAGACGAATTTTGTTCTTAATGACTATTATTAatctaacaaaattttacacatacaaaaattaaatacattaagCTAAATAGATCACTATCCTAAATGCCGCAGAGCTAATCCTTAAGGTTATTCTAACATCTAATataatgaaaaggaaaataaataaattaatacataaaataaaagttagatgaaaaatgaagatatatttataataaactaAAAGTAAACTCCTTAATAAAGAAACATGAAGGAGAAGTGGGATAGGCGTGTGTGAATGTGTGGGGGCAGGTAATCAGTCTGCTCTTTGGTCATTTCCTACCACTTCCATGTGGACAAAACAACGTGGGTGGGACTGTGACTTGAACCTCTCTCCATGAGCATGTGGAGTTTGTCAGagttggaaagaaaaaaaaaatgtgcaaagTAAGGAAATGGATTTtgtagcaaaagaaaaaaaaaattgaagaagaaaagtgAATACTGAAAGCCTGCAGGATCAAAGCGCTTGTTCAACCATTCCCATACATATCCTACTTCTCACCAAATTGCCCTTGATGGCTCCTCAGGCTCAGCTTTTTCTCCGTACTTGGGACCTGGCCTCAAAATGGACCTGTTATCATATTTATTCACTTTGCCATTCAAATTGCAAAAGAGCcttcaaacttttgttttgttggcCAAGTATTTATTACATGAATGTCACATACATTTACGGATTTACCTTAAGTGCTGGAGGAATTGCACAACATGTCTACATTATCTTTTAGGTATTACTTGATTTTgatctttaataaaaataatttttaattagattttatttattttttatcaaattttaaattaatcaagactatttttttctaatgaaccaaaaaattaagataaaaaaatatgtttatattgAATTCTCTAAAAGGGTCATCACATATTTAATCTAAGACC from Glycine soja cultivar W05 chromosome 8, ASM419377v2, whole genome shotgun sequence includes:
- the LOC114422725 gene encoding protein LONGIFOLIA 1-like; this encodes MSGKALKSLKDENPDLQKQIGCITGFFQLFDRHRFLTGQRSATYVQHRPTSGGSSNEIKELNGTKQEAKAKNLKTAREKQQFSTESSITSFSSSSCSSSMSSHEFNKTIQIQSPSRNRIRIPENTNSKAAKKQPDTPHQQSLHFHHIVNDSMHKETQGLSVKIGAKEEKKGQTNALKHIDSPRPLQSHKYVNAGVTVASEPLHTIAKSKKKPWDSPRLSYDETFKSATKHKELPRLSLDSREGSNRGFNEGNKSHNQLKGSPRGYGRNSSTMINHLQEQETSKRSSSVVAKLMGLEALPECTQTCGSPMGTSSCSSKKNELLARSSTSDEKQHQRFSLPQSRRADLIANVTPCSRFALEPTPWRQPDESQSSPLQASKGSESDIKASKSSLTVYGEIEKRVAELEFKKSGKDLRALKQILEAMQRHKDSVDISRDHASNSPSDNRNCTNLNESSKSQSPRVRQKDPASVTVEMSNSTRVSKLPIVIMKPSKVTRKPNNPSSTEISIHAKSGPSKCSPSNPTNGRLVDRQTTIGISSTTKNIKDPFGQQVLSSDKNNMRTSKLMQSLKVSQDNTGECTTNSGYTTVTGSPRLQKKFGLERCSQPTSPSSDSRINRRGHDRQPVELSSPSTTPRHKFSTLQQRNERFTEISCHLRDFKHHVNIISDFDNKSSSASHSDIEVIRIDQSRKIISSSIQLSGMNQNNAFEELRKAETMITAEQPSPVSVLDAAFYRDDPPSPVKKKSDISKNLGEALSTDEDSEESSVDLLQEIEWIDEKLINFNNTRDPDHKYIAEILLASGLLSGHSYSQIFHSPGHLVDPKLFFALEQMKTKMHFNIKDSAKKIRRIINPEKMQRKLIFDVVNDILVQKLILDNSSALWCQPNELAGTTLKGKQLLDELCTEIDQLQPQNRNFSLVHEDENLKHHHAIWTNCCNEMPNIVLDIERLIFKDLITEVVRGEVANHSGRHCRQLVFYN